A window of the Ostrea edulis chromosome 1, xbOstEdul1.1, whole genome shotgun sequence genome harbors these coding sequences:
- the LOC125675474 gene encoding uncharacterized protein LOC125675474: MGEIFDEITDESLFETFNRIKQKFKGHEVMKEGFYELRDAINDIVKACSKNVKVVVYVNDVLDEPIIVQSGSGENRLRITIKGGGRISYSWTKETCEKVFRDAWSVIIFSFKNFLGLLPQSQYGDYNFYPISM, from the coding sequence GAAATCTTTGATGAAATCACTGATGAATCACTTTTTGAGACTTTCAATAggataaaacaaaaattcaagGGACATGAGGTTATGAAAGAAGGATTTTACGAGCTCCGTGATGCAATAAATGACATCGTAAAAGCTTGCTCCAAGAATGTGAAGGTTGTGGTCTATGTAAACGACGTTCTTGATGAGCCTATTATCGTTCAGTCAGGAAGTGGCGAAAACAGACTCAGAATTACTATCAAAGGTGGAGGACGAATCTCCTACAGCTGGACAAAGGAAACTTGTGAGAAGGTGTTCAGAGATGCTTGGAGTGTAATAATTTTCTCCTTCAAAAACTTCTTGGGTTTATTGCCTCAATCACAATACGGAGATTATAACTTTTATCCCATTTCGATGTGA